AGGCCAATCGGTCGCATCACAGATCGAGCGCCAAGCGCACCGCGAATAGTAAAATCCCTACACACGATTTTGACATGAAGCTGCCGGACAGAGTGATTTCTCTGTCCGGTTTTTTCTATGTCCAGACGGGTAGAATCAGCCAATTTAGGAGAGCTTCACTGAAATGCATTCTCATTTAGACTGACTTTATTGAAAATGCAGGCAATCGCCGCGATTTGTTAGAAATGGCTTCCTGACAGCAGAGAATACGGATTTCAAAATGGTTTTAATCCAAGGTTTCTAGCCGATTTTAACATTTGCTACTGAAGTGAATATAAGTTAAGATTAGAATGATACTAATTAAGAGTGCGCGGCATTCTTTAATAACATTATGGAGGTATTTACATGTCAACTTTGGTCATTAAAGATCTGCACGTTGAAATCGAAGGAAAACAGATTTTAAAGGGTGTAAACTTAAGCATTAACACAAGCGAAATTCATGCCATCATGGGGCCGAACGGAACAGGGAAATCAACCTTGGCGTCTGCTATCATGGGGCATCCTAAATATGAAGTAACACAAGGTACGATTGAATTGGACGGGGAAGATGTGTTGGCGATGGAAGTCGACGAACGTGCCCGTGCAGGCCTATTCTTGGCTATGCAATACCCAAGCGAAATCTCAGGTGTTACAAACGCTGACTTCATGCGTTCTGCAATGAACGCACGCCGCGAAGAAGGCAACGAAGTTTCTTTGATGAAGTTCATCCGTGAACTTGACAGCAAAATGGAAACTCTTGCGATGGACCAGGATATGGCTCAGCGTTACTTGAATGAAGGATTCTCAGGCGGCGAGAAGAAACGCAACGAAATTCTTCAGATGATGATGATCAAACCAACATTCGCTGTACTTGATGAAATCGACTCTGGACTTGATATCGATGCATTGAAAGTTGTTTCAGAAGGCATCAACCAAATGAAGGGCGAAAACTTCGGCTGCTTGATTATCACTCACTACCAGCGTCTCTTGAACTACATCACTCCAGATCACGTCCACGTGATGATGCAAGGCCGCGTCGTAAAATCCGGCGGACCTGAACTTGCTCATAAACTGGAAGCAGAAGGCTATGACTGGATCAAGGCAGAGCTCGGCATCGAAGACGAGACTGTTGGACAAGAAGCATAATTGGAAGGAGAGACTAACGTGACGGTTGAAACAAAACTAACGATGACCGAGCAGGATGTACGCTCCTTCTCGGCTTTGCACTCAGAACCAGAAGCATTTACAGATTTGCGCGTACAAGCATTGGCAGCTGCTGAAGCGTTGCCGCTCCCAAAACCTGATAAAACGAAAATTATCAACTGGAACTTCACGGACTTTCCGGCGCATACAGTAGATAGCTCTACGTATGAATCGCTTAACGAACTGCCAGAACAAGT
This is a stretch of genomic DNA from Planococcus maritimus. It encodes these proteins:
- the sufC gene encoding Fe-S cluster assembly ATPase SufC yields the protein MSTLVIKDLHVEIEGKQILKGVNLSINTSEIHAIMGPNGTGKSTLASAIMGHPKYEVTQGTIELDGEDVLAMEVDERARAGLFLAMQYPSEISGVTNADFMRSAMNARREEGNEVSLMKFIRELDSKMETLAMDQDMAQRYLNEGFSGGEKKRNEILQMMMIKPTFAVLDEIDSGLDIDALKVVSEGINQMKGENFGCLIITHYQRLLNYITPDHVHVMMQGRVVKSGGPELAHKLEAEGYDWIKAELGIEDETVGQEA